The DNA segment GCCTTACTAGATTTCATAAATCATTATGATTTTTGTGATCTTTGGCGTTCATTAAATCCGACAGTAAGGGAATTTTCGAGGATGCAAATGCATTTAGGGTCCTTACGGCAAAGTCGTATTGATTTATGTTTGGTGAGGAAATCTCTTATGTTTCTTTTTAGTACTGTGAGTCATAATTTAAATTTTGTAagtgatcatgtttttttgAGGGTAGGTATGGGGAttcagaggagagggaggggtggtggtgTATGGCATTTAAATGCACATTTACTTTCAAATAGGGATTATGTTACATGTATTTCTGAGTCGATTTCTTTTGAGAGTTCTAGAATAGATTTTTtgacaaatataataaaagggtgAGAGGGTttaaaattgaaaattaaacaaaaaaagtattcaTTTTGCGAAAAGATGATCCTTTCAGAACAAATTAGAGGAAAACACATTACGTTCACGGTTAATGTCTATGCAGGGACAACCTGACGTTAATATTGGTGATTTGAGTGTTCAGAATAAACGGTTTGAATTGGAAAGGTTAAAATGTGAGGGGGAAATTCTACGTAGTAAAGCACAATATGCAGTAGAAGGTGAAAAGAATACTGccttctttttaaatttagagAAGAAACGTCAATCGCGTTGCTATATTGACCAAATCAAAAACAGGGATGGGGAAATGGTGAATTCTTTTGTTGCAGTGTTAGATACTGTGAAGGGGTTTTATGAAAATCTTTTTTGTTCTGAGGTTAATGATGTCAAATTGACTGAAAAAATTACGAATAGTTTGAATGCAACATTATCAAATGCAGATAGAATTATGTGTGATCAAGTGTTGACTGTATGGGATATTGAAACTGCAATTGATCAATTAATTCTCAACAAAAGTCCAGGTAGTGATGGTCTGACTGCgaatttttatgtgtgttttaagtcTGTGTTGGTGCCTATTCTGTTGAAATTGTATACTGAAATTGAGATCAAACAAGAGGTACCAGCTGCTATGGCTGAGGGGTTGATTactctcctttttaaaaaaggtgatcGAGCTGATATGGCCAACTATCGACCCATTACTCTTCTGAATACAGACTATAAAATTCTGATGAATTCGAAGATTTTCGCGAAtagatttaaaagtgttttgcaCACTGTAATCTCACCAACGCAGGCTTATAGtgttccagaaagagaggtgaCTGATGTCATTTTTACTGCACGTGATGTGGTTGAGTTTtagaatgttttgtttttaacaaaacattctaaaatgtttttaaaacacatttttacatctttgtttttaacatttttaaaacagttttacatctttgtttttaacatttttaaaacagttttacatctttgtttttaacatttttaaaacagttttacatCCTGTTTTTAACATCTTCCCCTCCCCCCATATTTTAAcacctttgtgtgttttaaatttttttaaatacatttatctttttctttttgttaaaaaaaacacaatttacttttcaactgattttttttaaacacatgttCACTCATCCGACATGATCCCACATTAACGCTTACATAGTGGGCTGAAACACTGAACACAACACATTTGCTCACCTCTATTTTAGTGGGAGCAATGAGTCTGTGTCTTTGATGCGCACAGGCGGTCGATGCGGGGATGCGCTGTAGAAAGGAATAAACGCAGATCATCCTCTACCCGCAGCCGTGACCGGTACTTGCTTTTAATCATTGTCAATGCGGAAAatccacactcacacaggtAAGTGGAGGTGAAGGGGATGAAGACTTTTACAGCCTTTTTGGTGAGGTGGGGGAACTCAGTCTCCACAGACAGCCAGAAGTGTGCAAGTGAACCTTCACTCATCTTTTGTTTCAAGTCCATATTAGAGTTCAGCTCGACAAGGGCCTCTTCCTCTTGCAGGGTCAGACCATCACGGGGTGTCACTGGGAAAGAGAACGGATTTCTCACCCACTGATTTGCCAAGGTCTCCTCTCCAAAATAGTCTCCAAACTGTTCACGCAACCCCTTCAAATGTGCAATTACCACCTGTTGTACAAATTCCAGTTGCAGTCCTGTCTTCTCCACAACATCATCCAAGGTTGGGAACATTTCCACCGAGCCCCGTTCAACACGAGCGCACCAGAGGTCCAACTTTTTCTTGAATGCAGAGACTTGATCGTGTGCCAAAAAGACATGGCAATCTTTGCCTTGCAGAGAAGTGTTCAGTGTGTTTATCCGGTCGAAGATATCAGACAGATATGCCAGCATTGCAACCCACTTTGCGTCCTCCATATGTTTCACCAGTGGGGAGTCGATTTcggcgaggaagaggaggacttCCTCGCGTAGATCACACAAGCGGGTGAGGACCTTGTCCCGCGACAGCCACCGGACCTCGGACTGCAGGAGCAGCTGATGGAAGTGAGCCCCCATCTCATTGCAGAGAATAGAGAAGAGACGGGCATTCAGGGCGCGTGATTTTATTAGATTTACAATTTTTATTGCTTCATCCAGGACCGTGCGCAGCTCTTTGGGCATCCTCTTGGTTGCCAAGGCCTGGCGATGGATGATACAGTGTGACCAAACAGCGGCAGGCGCAACCGCTTGCACCTGTTTTACTAGACCGCTGTGGCGGCCTGTCATTGCCCTTGCACCACTTGCATCAGTACATATTCCACAACAGCGGCTCCAGTAAACATGATTTTCCTGAACAAAGTTATTCAAAGCTGCTGTAGTGTGCGCCGGCAGAGGATGGCAAAACAGAAACTCCTCCTGGACACTGAGCTCTTTAATAAAGCGCACATATACCATTAGCTGTGCACAGTTAGCCACATCGGTGGACTCGTCCAGCTGAATAGAGAAGAAAGGGCTGTCACGGATGGCGTCCAGTACCTGCTCCTTTACATCAGCTGCCATGTCGGAGATGCGGCGCTGGATGGTATTGTCAGACATCGGTATGGCATCCAGCTTGGCAGCAGCAGCTTCGCCCATCATTACTGAACACATATCTTTGGCAGCAGGTAGGAGCAGTGTCTCGCCAATGTTGTGGGGTTTCCCTGCCTTCGCAATACGTAATGCTACGCGGTATGATGCCTCGGTTGCCTTGGTATTTACAGTAGCAAATGTCTGGGTGGCTTTCTTCTGTGACTGCAATTCAGTAAGCTTCCTATCAAAAAACTCCCGCGGCTTGGTTGTTAAACTGTGGTGTTTAGTTTCTATGTGGCGCCGGAGTTTACGTGGTCGCATACTGTCGTTAGCTAGCACCTCTTTACAAACAACAAACTGTGGCAGCGGAGCATCATCAGGACCAATGAACGAAAAACCAAAATTTCAATAATCAGGGTCATACTTCCTCCGTTTTCTGCCTGCCTCTGTACTCACTCTCATTTTCACCTGAGGTACTAAAAATCGATCCATTTTGCTGTAGTTGCTGTAGTTAGCTGTAGTTAACCAGATAATACAAATTTTTCTTTCGCGCCTCCCCTGAAGTGCGCTCGCGCCCCCCTGGGGAGGCGCGCCTCACACTTTGAAAATATTATATTCTCTCGTGCTTGAGCCATTAAGTGCCATGATTAAATCAGATAATATGATTAAAGGAATTGTTTTGCCTGGGGGGGAAAAGTGTCATTCAGCAATTCGCTGATGATACGACCATTCTGGTTCAAGATATGTCTAGTATTACTAGGTAAATTACTTGGTAAATTTTTATGGCAAAGCTTCtggttctgtcattaatatgaGAAAAtctgaaatcatgtttattaatattcCGGAACCACCGCAGGCTGAGCTTAGTTTCAATTTGCAAAGCCAGCATCTAAAA comes from the Scomber japonicus isolate fScoJap1 chromosome 23, fScoJap1.pri, whole genome shotgun sequence genome and includes:
- the LOC128353531 gene encoding zinc finger BED domain-containing protein 5-like; protein product: MRPRKLRRHIETKHHSLTTKPREFFDRKLTELQSQKKATQTFATVNTKATEASYRVALRIAKAGKPHNIGETLLLPAAKDMCSVMMGEAAAAKLDAIPMSDNTIQRRISDMAADVKEQVLDAIRDSPFFSIQLDESTDVANCAQLMVYVRFIKELSVQEEFLFCHPLPAHTTAALNNFVQENHVYWSRCCGICTDASGARAMTGRHSGLVKQVQAVAPAAVWSHCIIHRQALATKRMPKELRTVLDEAIKIVNLIKSRALNARLFSILCNEMGAHFHQLLLQSEVRWLSRDKVLTRLCDLREEVLLFLAEIDSPLVKHMEDAKWVAMLAYLSDIFDRINTLNTSLQGKDCHVFLAHDQVSAFKKKLDLWCARVERGSVEMFPTLDDVVEKTGLQLEFVQQVVIAHLKGLREQFGDYFGEETLANQWVRNPFSFPVTPRDGLTLQEEEALVELNSNMDLKQKMSEGSLAHFWLSVETEFPHLTKKAVKVFIPFTSTYLCECGFSALTMIKSKYRSRLRVEDDLRLFLSTAHPRIDRLCASKTQTHCSH